The window ATCATCACCATCATGCGGCCCTTGTCATCCGAGATGGAACGGAAATGGACTTCCTTGGCATCGGGCCGTTCCCATGTGACACCGCTATACTGGCTGTCCGTGCCGGTCCCCACATTCGGCACTTGCATGTGATTTTTCTCCAATTTCAGGTCGAACACACAATGGAAGATGGGATGATCCATCGGTACATCCACCACTTCGCGATCAGGGAACACGCGTTTGATCTCGTAGTAAAAATTCTCCCACTCAGCTTCACCCCAAAAATCATCCACCATCAAGAAACCGCCATTGAGCAGATACTTCCGCAAGGCCACGACTTCTTCCTCGCTGAATTGCAAAGCGCCCGGTTCCACAATGTAGCAGAACGGATAGTTCAGCAGATCCGGATTGGTGATCTCCAAGCTGATGGGATTGGGATTCACCTTGAGTGAAGTCATCTCCTGCAGACGATAGGACAAATTCAACTCAGCATCTGGCGCATCCGTGGTCCAGCGTCGTCCACCATATCCGCCAAAGCCATAACGACCGCCGCTGGAGGTGTATTGGATGCGTACGAAGGTGAAGACATCCTTGGAAAGCTCCTTGTTCACCTCCCACACCGGGACACCGGCACGAGGATCACTGCTGCGGCTATCGTAAGGAGAACGCATACGCCCCCCGGAACGCTGGGCAAAAGTGACGGCTGCCGTAGTGATGACAAGAGCGACGAAGATAAACCAACGTGATGCCCGCGAACTGAAGCGCCGAGGGGCGCTCGCTGGGCTGGCCTGTGATGTGGGCTCCGGCATATCGGACTTCACGGCGTATCCATCTGGTATCGGGTAAACCAAACGGGCTGTCGCTGAGATTTAACTACGCCGGAATCAGGTCAGAAGCAAGCGGGGAGAACGGGTATTTTCTGAATGACGAATGACCAAGCACCAATGACGAGGGAATGAGCAATACCCAATGACTAAAATAGCGGCTTAAGTCATTGGCCATTCCTTGGTCATTCGGATTTCGTCATTGGTCATTTCTTTCTGGCTTATCAAGATACTCCCCCGGCGGCAGCTCCTCATAGCCCTTGAAATGCTCGGGCTTGAGCGGTTCAGAGATCTTGTTTTCCTCGTCGAGCCACTTGCCGAGGTCGAGCAAGCGGCAGCGGCTCGAGCAAAAAGGCCCGAACTTACCCTCAAACCACGCCCCGCGCTTCTTGCAGGTCAGGCACTTCACTTCTGGTAACGGCTTGTCACTCATGTGTTCTATCTGCTGCTGTTCTTTTGCGGCTCGACCCTTTGCTTGTCCAGAGATAATACTACCACAACCTATCCACCAATCCTCATGAAAGCCCGCAAAACTTGGCGCGAAAAATTGGCTGACGATAAAGATCTGCCCAAAGTCGTGCACATCAAGCCCGGGGACCGCGCCCGCTGGAAAGGCGCGACGCTCGTCGTCCCCGCCCCGCGCGAAGTGGATGCGTTGATGCAAAAGGTACCAAAAGGAAAACTGGTCACTATCAACGAACTTCGCACTGCGCTTGCTCGCAAACATGGCACCGAGGTAGGCTGTCCCATCACCACCGGCATCTTTTCCTGGATCGCCGCACATGCCGCCATGGAGGATGAAACGGCTGGAAAGAAACGCGTCACACCTTATTGGCGGACACTCAAGGTGGGCGGTGAATTGAATCCAAAATATCCCGGGGGGATTGAAAACCTCCGTCAACGATTGGAGGGCGAAGGCCACAAAGTCATCCAAAAGGGAAAGAAGTTTCTGGTGGAAGATTATCAGAAAGCGATGGTTCAGCAGGAAAAGCTGGTGTGACGGAGCGTGCCCGTCCTCGGGCACAGCAACGTCCATAAGCACAGGTGAGCTAGTTTCGCCTGAGTCTGCCGCATGAAACGACTTTCTTATGCGCTCAAATTTCTGTAAGCCGCTTGCAGCATTTCACCTTGCTGTGCCCGGGGCCGGGCACGCTCCAGCAGTCTTTACGTTTCACGCATTACACGTTACGTATCACCCATCATGAGTCACGAGTTGCAGGATTTTCAGAAGGATGTTTTGGAGCGGAGCCAGCAGGTGCCCGTGCTGGTGGATTTCTGGGCGCCTTGGTGTGGTCCGTGTAAGATGCTGGGACCGATCCTCGACAAGCTCGCCACGGAAGCTCATGGCCGCTGGGAACTCGTGAAGGTGAACACCGAGGTGCATCAGGAACTCGCGATGCAATTCGAGATCGCCAGTATTCCGGCGCTGAAGCTTTTCGTGAACGGTCAAGTCGTGCATGAACTGGCCGGTGCCTTGCCGGAGGCTGAGTTGCGTCGCTGGCTGAACAAGAACCTCCCCTCTCCTTCCGCTGGCATTGTGAAAGAAGCGCGGCGACTGGCGAGTGAAGGCCAGTTCGCTGAGGCGATGAATCAACTCGAAACCGCACTCGACCTCGACTCTGGCGACGAAGCGGCAGTTCTGCTCATGGCTGAGTGCCAACTGGCGGCGAACCCGTCCGCCGTCAGCGGCACTTTGAAAACCATCACAGAATCCTCAGACAATGCGACCAAGGCCAACGCGCTCAGGGAACTGGCCCGACTGCGCCAGTCCGCCAAGGAACTTCCCACGGGTAAAGGTAAAGCAACATTCATTGCCGGATTGACCGCCTTGGAAACCTTGGATTACGTCACGGCTTTGGAGAATTGGATCAAAGTCATCGAAACAGACCGCAAGTATCACAACGAGGCGGCCAAGGCAGGCTGCAAGGGCATCTTCCAGATTCTGGGCATTCGGCACCCTATTTCCGAGCGGTTCCATCGCGCCTTCTCCAGCGCAGTCAACTGCTAGCGGCGTGACTGCTTATCGCCCAAGGTGTTAGGCGATGTTATTTTTTGCCATTTTTCTCCTGAGAACGGCAAACAACCTGCTATTTGGACATGTATGTTTAGCTGGTTGCGCAAGACACTGAACCCGGAAGAAGAGATTCGCCAGAACCAGGCCAAAGCAGCAGCAGGTGATGCCGAGGCCCAGTTCCGCGTGGCTGTGTATCATATCGAGGGCAAATTGGGCGATCCCGATACGATGCAGGCAGCGCAGTGGTTTAAGCGCGCTGCAGAGCTAGGTCACCGGGATGCGCAATACAATCTCGGCGTGATGTATTCCGTGGGCCGCGGCGTTCCGAAGGACTATCCCCTCGCCCTCAAATGGTTACGCATGGCCGCCGAACAGAATTGCCCGGATGCCCAGTATCTTTTAGGCAAGTTCCTCGCCCTCGGTAAAGGGGCGAAAGGCACACAGCCAGAAGCTTTCCGTTGGCTGGATCTGGCTGCGGAACAAGGAAATGAAGAAGCAAAAGGCTTGCTCGCCACCTTGCGCCCTCAATCTGCCGAAGCGGTGAAGGCGTAGTTTTGTTCCGAGTATATTCCGGACTCTCAGTAGTCAAAAGGTTTCAGTTGCAGCCTCCGCAGCGGATGCTCATCTTTGAGGAAGCCCAAGCTGACTATGAGCGCACAAGTGATCCACTTCTTCAGACCGGAAGACGCCTATGGTGGCTTCTCCAATCACTCGGCTCATGCTATAGAACTGCACGGCAAGCGCTGGTCCACGACGGAGCATTATTTTCAGGCACAGAAATTCGTCGGCACCGAGCAGGAGGAGAAAATCCGGTTGGAGCCGTCCTCGCAGGTCGCAGCGCAAATGGGGCGCGACCGCTCTTTCCCCATTCGCAAGGATTGGGAAGCCGTGAAGGAAAACCTGATGCGGGAAGCGTTGCTGGCCAAGTTCACCCAGCACGCGGACTTGAAAGCATTACTGCTCTCCACCGGCGATGCGCAAATCGTGGAACACACGCCCTCTGATGCTTATTGGGGCGATGGCGCGGATGGTTGCGGCAAGAACCGGCTCGGCATCTTGCTGATGGAAATCCGCCAAAAGCTCCGCGAGGGAAATTAAGAAAGTTTGGGATTTTTCGATTCAGGGGTTAAAGGAGAGGCAGTCATGGGTGAAGCGGGCAAAGGCAATTTCACGCTCCCGGAAGAATTGGAGCGTATTTTACTGGAAACAGATGCGTTGCAGGAAGCGTATCTGGTGGGTGGCTGCGTACGCGACTGGTTCCTCGGCTCGGCTCAGAAGGATTTCGATATCGAAGTCTTCGGCATCACCTATGAGCAATTGGAAAAAGCACTGCGCAAATGGGGGCGCGTTGATCTGGTAGGTCGTTCCTTCGGCGTCGTGAAGCTGACGATGCGTTCGGGTGCGACTTATGATTTCTCACTGCCGCGCCGGGATTCAAAGATCGCTGCTGGCCACAGAGGCTTCACCATCACCTTCGATCCGGACATCACTCCGAAAGAAGCGGCTGCACGGCGTGATTACACCATCAACGCGCTGATGTACAGTCCACGCAAAGGCGCGTTGCTGGATCACTACGGCGGTGTGGCAGACCTGAAGCAGCGTGTTCTCCGGCATACGAGCGAGGCATTCACGGAAGATCCCTTGCGTGTGTTGCGCGGAATGCAGTTTGCCGCACGCTTCAATCTGACTGTCGCGCCTGAAACAGTGAAGCTGTGCCGTAGTATCAAGGATACTTACCGCGAATTGGCCGTGGAACGTGTGCGTGAAGAGTGGTTCAAGTGGGCATCCAAGAGCGTCACGCCTTCACGCGGTCTGCATTTCCTCCGCGACACTGGCTGGATCGAACATTTCCCCGAGGTGCTGGCATTGATCGATGTGCCGCAGGAGCCAGAGTGGCATCCTGAAGGCGATGTCTACACGCACACCAGCCTGTGCTGTGATGCCATGGCGCGCCTGTCTCTCTGGCAACAGAAGGACGAAACCTCTCGTATCGTCTACATGCTCGCGATACTCGCGCATGACTTCGCCAAGCCACAGACCACTTCGCGTGCTCTAAGAGATGGCGTATGGCGCATCGTCTCACCGGGTCACGAAGAGGCGGGCGGTCCGATAGCTGAGAGATTCCTGGAACGCATCGCGGCACCCAACGCGATCCGTGAACGCATCATTCCTTTGGTTGTGAATCATCTAGCACACTTGAACGCAGCTTCAGCACGAGGGGTAAGGAGATTGGCAAAGCGTTTGGTGCCAGAGACGATCGAGGGATTGTGCCTCGTCATCGAGGCCGATCACAGCGGGCGTCCACCGAAACCGCCCGGTTTGCCGAAAGGCGGCCAAATGTTGCTGGAGATGGCGGAAGAGATGAATTTGAAAGCATCGGCTCCCAAGCCGATCTTGCTGGGACGTGATCTCATCGCGAAGGGCATGTCACCCGGCAAACAATTCGGTGCGATCTTGGAAGCCGCGTTTGAAGCGCAGCTCGAAGGTAAATTTACCGACCACGCCGGAGCGCTGCAATGGCTGGAAGAAACCTTGCGTGCCGAATGACGCCGATTACTTGGCGGCAGGCTTGTTCAGCTTCTCCGCGCGGTCTTTCGCATCCGCCAGTTGCTCAGGCGTCATCTCTTTTTCCAGCAGTGCGAGGATTTCCTTACCAAAACCCCGTGAGCTCGCGAGGCTGATCCAACGATAGGCTTCCACCAGATCTTTCTTCACCCCCACACCTGTGCGATAGAGCGAGCCGAGACTGATCTGAGAAAAGGCTTCACCTTGTTCTGCCGCTTTCTGATAAAGCTCGGCAGCCTTAGCCGGATCACGATCGACAGCGATACCGTTCTCGTAGAAGCGCCCCATGTTGGCGATGCAGTTCAGTTCGCCCGCCTCCACACCGCGTTGATACCAGTACATCGCATCCTGATTGCTCTGGCCGATGCCATGACCGCGCTCGTAGCAATAGCCCATCTTGAAATAGGCTTTGGAATTCTTGAGCTGGGCGGCATTGCGATAATATTTGAATGCCTCGGGCAGATCACGGATGCCGGCTTCACCCGTGAAATAGAGATCACCCAAGCGCATATTGGCTTCGCTATCCCCGGCTGAAGCGGCCTTCTGATACATCTTCACCGTTTCAGCGGCGTTGTTGCCAGTGGATTCCTTGGCGCGCGCGACTTTGAAGGCGGATTCTGCGATACCACCTTCCGCCGCCGCGCGATGCCATTTCAAGGCTTGCTCCTTGTCTGCTGCCCCGCCCTTGCCTTGTTCGAACATCATGGCGGCTTTTGCTGCCGCGCGGATGTGGCCGTTCTCAGCGGCTTTTACATACCATTCACGGGCCTTGGCCATGTCTGAACTTTCCATGACCAGACCAAGGAAAAATTGGGCGTCGGGATAACCGGCCTCAGCCGCACCTGTGATCAGGGCCGTGGCCTCTCCCTTCTCTTTTTCCGAAGTGGCTATGTCCAGCAAGTGCATGCCGCGCTCGAAATTGTTCACTGCCGCCATCTTCTTGGGATCGATCGCTACCGGACCAGGTGCAGGCAAAGACTTCGGTTCCGCAGCGGAAGCATTCAGCATCGGCACGATCAAGCACAAGGAAAGTAATGGGCGCCACATACGGATAGAGTGAACTTGATGCAGGGTAAAATCAAGTTTGGCAGAGACTTTAGGCCTCCTTGACTTTCACCTTATATCCTTTGATCTGAGTTCGTTTCAACTTGGCCACGATGCTGTTCGCATGCTCCGCTGCCACATCCACAAAAAGGTGTTTCTCGCGGATATCCACCGTTCCAATCGCCTTTGCAGACAACCCGGTCTCGCCTTGGATCGCCTGAACCACATCGGCGGCCGTGACACCCATCTCTTCACCCACGCTCATGTATAGACGCGTCTGGTTATCTGGCGTCTTGCGGCTCGCCTTGGGTGAACGGAAAGGCATAGGATTCTCGATCAACTCCCGTTTTTCGGGTATACGCATCATCGGCTTCACCTTCGTCGGCGTGCCCGGCGGAATTTCTGATTTTTGGACCGGCTTTGCTTCTGCCTTGGGTGCGACCGGTTTGATTTCTTTAACCTCGGTTTTGACCGCAGGTGTCACTTTAGCAACCGGAGGAAGTTCTTCCGCTTTAGGCTCAGGCACCTTGGCATACGCCTCTGCCGCTTCCTTCACCGCTTCAGCGGTCGCTGCGATGGTTGTCGGCTTGGGAGTAATCATCTTCGCTGGCGTCGAAGGCCGGGCGATAGGTGCTGGTCTTACCGGGCGCTCCATCGGCGCCCGGGCTGGACGCTCATCGTATCGGTCACCATACCCGCCGCGATCCTGACGGTATCCTCCACGTTCTTCACGGTAACCGCCACGATCCTCGCGATAGCCACCACCACGACGATCATCCCGTCCACCACCGCGATCATAGCCGCCACGCTGTTCCTCTCGCTCCACTGGCTGCTGCGCGGGTTGTTCATCCTCACCTTGTAAATGATGAATAAGCGCGGAGGCGATGTCGGTAGACGTAAATCCTTCTTCCAGCAAACGCTCGATCAAATGATCCTGCTTCTTGTATTCGCCGCTCGTCAAAGTCAGGCGCAGCTTCGTCAGGAACACGCTCGCCTTGGCCTGTTCGACTTCCGTTTGCGTCGGCACACGACCGCGCTGGATGCGCATCTTCGTGTAACGCTCGATGTGCTGGATCTGAAACAGTTCGCGTCCCGAGATGAACGAGATGGCACGACCACTACGACCGGCGCGGCCTGTGCGGCCAATACGGTGCACGTAGTCTTCTACGTCATACGGCAGGTCGTAATTGAACACCACCTGCACGTCGTCCACGTCGATGCCGCGTGCGGCCACATCCGTCGCCACGAGAAATTCCAAACCCGATTTGCGGAACTTCTGCATCACGCGATCACGCTGGTTCTGGTTCATGTCACCATGCAGGCGGTCGGCAGAATAACCCTGCGCATTCAGGTGATCCACGAGGTCATCCACCATGCGCTTGGTGTTGCAGAAAATGATGCCCAGCTTGAGATCGTGGATGTCAATCAAGCGCGTGAGCAACTCGATCTTGAAGCGGCGGTCCACCTCGTAATAGGACTGCTCCACCGTCGGCACAGTCATCGCCTTCTGCTCGATTTTAACGCTCTGCGGATCCTTCGCAAACTTCTTGATCAATTCCTGGATCGGCCGCGGCATCGTAGCGGAGAAGAAAACCGTCTGCCGTTCTGCAGGCAAGGCTTGCAGGATGAACTCGATGTCTTCGCGGAAACCCATGTCCAGCATCACATCCGCCTCGTCCAGAATGATCATCTTGAGCTTATCGAGGCGCAACGTGCCACGGCGCATATGGTCCATCAGACGTCCCGGTGTGCCGATGACGATCTGCGCGCCCTGCTGCAAACCGTAGTACTGACGTTCGTAAGATTGCCCGCCGTAAATCGGCAGCGCCTGGATGCCACGCTTGAAAAGCGTCAGTTTATGGACCTCTTCCGAGACCTGCACGGCCAGCTCACGGGTGGGGCACAAGATCAGGATCTGCACGCCACGCAGTTTGACATCCACCTTCTCCACTGCCGGGATGGCAAAGGCCGCCGTCTTACCGGAACCAGTTTGCGACTGGCCCACGATGTCCTTCCCCTGCAACAGTACAGGGATGGCCTCGGCCTGAATCGGTGAGGCTTGTTCAAACCCCAGCTTATCGATGGCCTTCAACAGTTCCGGGGACAAACCCAGCTCAGAAAATAACTTCGGTGTCATGCGATCAAATATCCAACAAGAGAACCACTTTACAGTATGCCGGGATGCATAGGGAGACAAATCTTACGGGGTCAAAAAACCCCTATTCAGCATTGCGACACACCCATTCCTCCCTTACATAACCTCTATGCCACTGTTCGACAGCTTGCGCCGTATGCTCTCCCCCGAGGGCAAAAGCGGCGCTGCGGCTGCCAAGCTCCCCACTTGCCGGGGTGCGCGCACAGTGGATTACCTGTCCAAGACGGGTGAATTTTCCATCGAAGCCCGCTACCTGCTTGACCTCATCTTGCTGGATGCGATCGCTGTAAAAGCCAGCGATGTGCATCTGGATCCTGCTGAGGACCATATGCTTGTCCGCTATCGCATC of the Verrucomicrobiia bacterium genome contains:
- a CDS encoding DUF4159 domain-containing protein, with translation MKSDMPEPTSQASPASAPRRFSSRASRWFIFVALVITTAAVTFAQRSGGRMRSPYDSRSSDPRAGVPVWEVNKELSKDVFTFVRIQYTSSGGRYGFGGYGGRRWTTDAPDAELNLSYRLQEMTSLKVNPNPISLEITNPDLLNYPFCYIVEPGALQFSEEEVVALRKYLLNGGFLMVDDFWGEAEWENFYYEIKRVFPDREVVDVPMDHPIFHCVFDLKLEKNHMQVPNVGTGTDSQYSGVTWERPDAKEVHFRSISDDKGRMMVMICHNTDNGDGWEREGENEYYFREFSEKKAFPLGINIIFYAMTH
- the yacG gene encoding DNA gyrase inhibitor YacG, with the translated sequence MSDKPLPEVKCLTCKKRGAWFEGKFGPFCSSRCRLLDLGKWLDEENKISEPLKPEHFKGYEELPPGEYLDKPERNDQ
- the trxA gene encoding thioredoxin encodes the protein MSHELQDFQKDVLERSQQVPVLVDFWAPWCGPCKMLGPILDKLATEAHGRWELVKVNTEVHQELAMQFEIASIPALKLFVNGQVVHELAGALPEAELRRWLNKNLPSPSAGIVKEARRLASEGQFAEAMNQLETALDLDSGDEAAVLLMAECQLAANPSAVSGTLKTITESSDNATKANALRELARLRQSAKELPTGKGKATFIAGLTALETLDYVTALENWIKVIETDRKYHNEAAKAGCKGIFQILGIRHPISERFHRAFSSAVNC
- a CDS encoding tetratricopeptide repeat protein is translated as MFSWLRKTLNPEEEIRQNQAKAAAGDAEAQFRVAVYHIEGKLGDPDTMQAAQWFKRAAELGHRDAQYNLGVMYSVGRGVPKDYPLALKWLRMAAEQNCPDAQYLLGKFLALGKGAKGTQPEAFRWLDLAAEQGNEEAKGLLATLRPQSAEAVKA
- a CDS encoding NADAR family protein, translating into MSAQVIHFFRPEDAYGGFSNHSAHAIELHGKRWSTTEHYFQAQKFVGTEQEEKIRLEPSSQVAAQMGRDRSFPIRKDWEAVKENLMREALLAKFTQHADLKALLLSTGDAQIVEHTPSDAYWGDGADGCGKNRLGILLMEIRQKLREGN
- a CDS encoding polynucleotide adenylyltransferase, which codes for MGEAGKGNFTLPEELERILLETDALQEAYLVGGCVRDWFLGSAQKDFDIEVFGITYEQLEKALRKWGRVDLVGRSFGVVKLTMRSGATYDFSLPRRDSKIAAGHRGFTITFDPDITPKEAAARRDYTINALMYSPRKGALLDHYGGVADLKQRVLRHTSEAFTEDPLRVLRGMQFAARFNLTVAPETVKLCRSIKDTYRELAVERVREEWFKWASKSVTPSRGLHFLRDTGWIEHFPEVLALIDVPQEPEWHPEGDVYTHTSLCCDAMARLSLWQQKDETSRIVYMLAILAHDFAKPQTTSRALRDGVWRIVSPGHEEAGGPIAERFLERIAAPNAIRERIIPLVVNHLAHLNAASARGVRRLAKRLVPETIEGLCLVIEADHSGRPPKPPGLPKGGQMLLEMAEEMNLKASAPKPILLGRDLIAKGMSPGKQFGAILEAAFEAQLEGKFTDHAGALQWLEETLRAE
- a CDS encoding DEAD/DEAH box helicase; translated protein: MTPKLFSELGLSPELLKAIDKLGFEQASPIQAEAIPVLLQGKDIVGQSQTGSGKTAAFAIPAVEKVDVKLRGVQILILCPTRELAVQVSEEVHKLTLFKRGIQALPIYGGQSYERQYYGLQQGAQIVIGTPGRLMDHMRRGTLRLDKLKMIILDEADVMLDMGFREDIEFILQALPAERQTVFFSATMPRPIQELIKKFAKDPQSVKIEQKAMTVPTVEQSYYEVDRRFKIELLTRLIDIHDLKLGIIFCNTKRMVDDLVDHLNAQGYSADRLHGDMNQNQRDRVMQKFRKSGLEFLVATDVAARGIDVDDVQVVFNYDLPYDVEDYVHRIGRTGRAGRSGRAISFISGRELFQIQHIERYTKMRIQRGRVPTQTEVEQAKASVFLTKLRLTLTSGEYKKQDHLIERLLEEGFTSTDIASALIHHLQGEDEQPAQQPVEREEQRGGYDRGGGRDDRRGGGYREDRGGYREERGGYRQDRGGYGDRYDERPARAPMERPVRPAPIARPSTPAKMITPKPTTIAATAEAVKEAAEAYAKVPEPKAEELPPVAKVTPAVKTEVKEIKPVAPKAEAKPVQKSEIPPGTPTKVKPMMRIPEKRELIENPMPFRSPKASRKTPDNQTRLYMSVGEEMGVTAADVVQAIQGETGLSAKAIGTVDIREKHLFVDVAAEHANSIVAKLKRTQIKGYKVKVKEA